One genomic segment of bacterium includes these proteins:
- a CDS encoding transglycosylase SLT domain-containing protein: MAVLSLAVAGCQQPVDDARTLPAAGDVVKRVWTPQLNRDLSNIQAEGVLRIITFPGPPSYLVLNGEETGFEYELAAIFAREWNLRLEVVTPGPGEGPFTLLNEGRGDLVSGGFTASNDLKRRGDLTRAYAHTREHVVLNASAGEMTSLDDLNGLVIHVQPRSPMVDLLRKIRDERGLELRIVTARPRWSEEELLRRVASGQITATVASARAVEAARIMHPDLRLGPALTGEVAQCWVVRRNSPDLKAALDRFLRRHYRPSPDGAKRSQAYGVLEDRYFNDPRQVRYYRQDELRPDRTGRLSPWDDVIREVSASHGLDWILVASLIFQESRFDPDAHSGAGAVGLMQLLPRFSDADSAALLDPETNIRAGVAHLAEIHRSYQYLDEEDRWYFTLATYHAGFGHMNDARRLAMDAELDPNKWRDNVEVGLKRKRERIHYPQARHGYYRGDMSVRYAESILYRQGVYRLFLDLWTSSRQRPADDPSRLDYE; the protein is encoded by the coding sequence GTGGCCGTGCTGAGCCTGGCCGTGGCCGGTTGCCAGCAGCCCGTCGATGACGCGCGCACTCTGCCCGCCGCGGGCGACGTCGTGAAGCGCGTCTGGACGCCGCAGCTGAACAGGGACCTGTCGAACATCCAGGCCGAGGGCGTGCTGAGGATCATCACCTTTCCCGGCCCCCCCTCGTACCTCGTGCTCAACGGCGAGGAGACCGGCTTCGAATACGAACTGGCGGCGATCTTCGCCCGCGAGTGGAACCTGAGGCTGGAGGTCGTCACGCCCGGTCCCGGCGAGGGGCCGTTCACACTGCTCAACGAGGGTCGGGGCGACCTGGTGTCCGGCGGCTTCACCGCCAGCAACGATCTCAAGCGGCGCGGCGATCTGACCAGAGCCTATGCCCATACCCGGGAGCACGTCGTGCTCAACGCGTCGGCGGGCGAGATGACGTCGCTCGACGACCTGAACGGACTCGTCATCCACGTGCAGCCCCGCTCCCCGATGGTGGACCTGCTCCGCAAAATCCGGGACGAGCGGGGGCTCGAACTGCGCATCGTGACGGCCAGGCCCAGGTGGAGCGAGGAAGAACTCCTGCGCCGGGTCGCCAGCGGACAGATCACCGCCACCGTGGCCAGCGCCAGGGCGGTGGAGGCCGCGCGCATCATGCATCCTGACCTGCGGTTGGGCCCGGCCCTGACCGGGGAAGTGGCCCAGTGCTGGGTCGTCAGACGCAACAGCCCCGACCTGAAGGCCGCGCTGGATCGTTTCCTGAGACGTCACTACCGGCCGTCGCCCGACGGCGCCAAGCGCAGCCAGGCCTACGGCGTGCTCGAAGACAGGTATTTCAACGACCCGCGCCAGGTGCGCTACTATCGTCAGGACGAGCTCCGGCCCGACCGCACGGGAAGGCTCTCTCCCTGGGACGACGTGATCCGCGAGGTCAGCGCGAGCCACGGGCTGGACTGGATTCTCGTGGCCTCGCTGATCTTTCAGGAATCGCGGTTCGACCCCGACGCCCACAGCGGCGCCGGCGCGGTGGGCCTGATGCAGCTGCTGCCCAGGTTCTCCGACGCCGACTCGGCCGCCCTCCTCGACCCGGAGACGAACATACGCGCGGGCGTGGCCCATCTGGCCGAGATCCACCGCAGCTACCAATACCTGGACGAAGAGGACCGCTGGTACTTCACCCTGGCCACGTACCACGCCGGTTTCGGGCACATGAACGACGCGCGCCGGCTGGCCATGGACGCCGAACTCGATCCCAACAAGTGGCGCGACAACGTGGAGGTGGGGCTCAAGCGCAAGCGCGAGCGCATCCACTATCCGCAGGCGCGGCACGGCTATTATCGCGGCGACATGTCCGTGCGTTACGCGGAATCGATCCTGTATCGACAGGGGGTGTATCGGCTCTTCCTGGACCTCTGGACGTCCTCGCGGCAGCGGCCGGCCGACGATCCCAGCCGCCTCGACTACGAATGA